Proteins encoded together in one Rossellomorea sp. y25 window:
- a CDS encoding PadR family transcriptional regulator: MKISKELLKGSTTTLILSLLNSKPMYGYEIIKELESKSNGIFSFKEGTIYPILHSLEEKELIVSYWGEGTGKRKRKYYKINNQGKEFIQEKKEEWSVFKNAVDEVLSGEKIVWD; encoded by the coding sequence ATGAAGATAAGCAAAGAATTGCTAAAGGGTAGTACCACTACTCTTATTTTGAGTTTGCTTAATTCTAAACCAATGTACGGCTATGAAATTATTAAAGAACTGGAATCGAAGTCTAATGGAATTTTTAGTTTTAAGGAAGGCACGATCTATCCCATCCTTCATAGCCTTGAGGAAAAAGAATTAATTGTATCTTACTGGGGCGAAGGGACCGGAAAGAGAAAGAGGAAATATTACAAGATTAATAACCAGGGCAAAGAATTTATTCAAGAAAAAAAAGAAGAGTGGTCCGTTTTCAAGAATGCTGTTGACGAAGTTTTAAGTGGGGAGAAAATCGTATGGGATTAG
- a CDS encoding aspartate/glutamate racemase family protein: MKVIGLIGGMSWESSAEYYRIINEEVKRRLGGLHSARCLLYSVDFEVIERYQSEGDWKKAGETLGDVAHSLEKAGADFIVICTNTMHKVIGDIQEKINIPILHIADATAHQIKEQGISSVGLLGTRYTMEQDFYKLRLESKGIKVIIPNDNEREIVNKVIYEELCLGKVQQTSRDYYRKVIQGLIETGAKAIVLGCTEIGLLIKQEDSDVPLFDTTYIHALEAANMSIKK; encoded by the coding sequence ATGAAGGTTATTGGTCTTATTGGTGGAATGAGTTGGGAATCCTCTGCTGAATATTATCGGATTATTAACGAAGAAGTGAAAAGAAGATTAGGGGGGTTACATTCTGCAAGATGCCTTTTATACAGCGTTGACTTTGAAGTAATTGAGCGTTATCAGTCAGAGGGTGACTGGAAAAAGGCTGGTGAAACATTGGGTGACGTTGCACACTCTCTTGAAAAAGCTGGCGCAGATTTTATCGTCATATGTACCAATACCATGCATAAGGTTATTGGTGATATACAGGAAAAAATAAATATACCTATTTTGCATATTGCAGATGCAACAGCTCATCAAATTAAAGAGCAAGGAATTAGTTCAGTAGGGTTACTCGGCACAAGGTATACGATGGAGCAAGATTTTTACAAATTACGTTTAGAGTCTAAGGGTATAAAGGTTATCATACCAAATGACAATGAAAGAGAGATTGTAAATAAGGTTATTTATGAAGAGTTATGTTTAGGTAAGGTTCAACAAACATCTAGAGATTATTATAGAAAAGTAATCCAAGGTTTAATCGAAACTGGAGCTAAAGCTATTGTATTAGGTTGTACAGAAATTGGATTATTGATAAAACAGGAGGACTCCGATGTTCCTCTGTTTGACACAACTTATATTCATGCTCTTGAAGCAGCGAATATGTCCATAAAGAAGTAG
- a CDS encoding putative thiazole-containing bacteriocin maturation protein, translating into MEKLDPSMRLKVMRDTFYLPEPNSGVFFRNNQCSFRMEGSGIDQWVEKLLPMFNGEYSLEYLTNGLPDPYKNRVMEIAEVLHKNGFVRDVSKDLPHQLPQHAVEKFASQIEFVDSLAGSGASRFETYRGANVLAVGSGPFLTSLVSSLIESGLAKLQVLLTDGVPTNRGRLQELVEHARKTDPEVELQEVGFSEDGWRETLKPFDSILYGSQNENLEELELLHAICRTDKKLLIPAICNRQTGIAGPIIHPDSEAGWKSAWRRIHTTALRKEDQVSIESAIPGAMLANIVVFELFKEITGVTKSDQRNRIFLLDTETLEGSWHSFLPHSLEIGYSGAEGVQNVETRIEQVSERSDPEKVLYLFTLLTSKETGIFHVWEEGDTKQLPLAQCRVQPVDVLSEGPAELLDEVICSGLTHEKARREAGLRGIERYASRLASLIVPRETGEYMATCTGATFAECVGRGLRECLTDGLRKRESVQSSTIFRLELDRVEDETCRYYLQALTTMQGRPEIGLGEELAGFPVVYVRGRNGWYGNTDFTITMALRHSLKHALFQAQNDKEAFDAKPVVVALAQGKAERITIPASEGSTQPLKEAIETLKRNQKQVVVYELNIEPVFKQELEGVFGVLLREEET; encoded by the coding sequence ATGGAAAAATTGGACCCTTCTATGCGTTTAAAAGTAATGAGGGATACGTTTTATCTCCCCGAACCAAACAGCGGTGTTTTCTTTAGGAATAACCAATGCTCTTTCCGCATGGAGGGAAGTGGAATTGATCAATGGGTTGAGAAGTTGCTTCCGATGTTCAATGGGGAGTACTCCCTTGAGTATTTGACGAACGGACTGCCTGACCCTTATAAAAACAGGGTCATGGAAATAGCAGAGGTTTTGCATAAAAATGGATTTGTCCGGGACGTGAGCAAGGATCTGCCACACCAGCTGCCCCAGCATGCAGTGGAAAAATTCGCATCACAGATTGAATTTGTCGATAGTTTGGCAGGTTCGGGCGCATCAAGGTTTGAAACCTACCGCGGGGCCAATGTCCTGGCAGTGGGGTCTGGTCCTTTTCTGACTTCACTCGTTTCATCGCTGATTGAATCGGGATTGGCTAAGCTGCAGGTTCTCTTGACCGATGGGGTACCGACGAATAGAGGCCGGCTGCAGGAACTCGTGGAACATGCGCGTAAAACGGATCCGGAGGTAGAGCTCCAGGAAGTCGGATTCAGTGAAGACGGATGGCGGGAGACCCTGAAGCCCTTCGATTCCATTTTATATGGTAGTCAAAACGAAAACCTTGAGGAATTGGAGCTCCTCCATGCCATTTGCCGGACTGATAAGAAGTTGTTGATTCCGGCGATTTGCAACAGGCAGACAGGAATCGCAGGACCCATCATCCACCCTGATTCCGAGGCTGGTTGGAAATCTGCTTGGAGGCGCATTCACACTACAGCCTTACGAAAAGAAGATCAGGTTTCGATCGAATCGGCGATCCCTGGAGCGATGCTTGCGAACATAGTCGTCTTTGAACTATTCAAAGAGATAACGGGAGTGACAAAATCAGATCAGCGAAATCGAATCTTTCTGCTGGATACAGAAACGCTTGAAGGAAGCTGGCATTCCTTTTTACCTCATTCCTTGGAGATTGGATATTCAGGAGCTGAAGGTGTTCAGAATGTGGAAACACGGATAGAACAGGTTTCAGAAAGATCTGACCCTGAAAAAGTGTTGTATCTCTTTACTCTGCTGACGTCTAAAGAGACGGGGATTTTTCATGTGTGGGAAGAAGGAGATACGAAGCAGCTGCCATTGGCTCAATGCCGTGTCCAGCCGGTCGATGTCCTGTCCGAGGGCCCTGCCGAACTGTTGGATGAGGTGATCTGCAGTGGCTTGACCCATGAAAAAGCACGCCGGGAAGCAGGGTTAAGGGGGATAGAGAGATACGCTTCAAGATTGGCCAGTTTGATCGTTCCTCGAGAGACGGGTGAATATATGGCCACCTGCACAGGAGCGACGTTTGCAGAATGCGTCGGCCGCGGTCTTCGGGAGTGTTTGACTGATGGGTTGAGGAAAAGAGAATCGGTTCAAAGCAGCACGATTTTCCGTCTTGAATTGGATAGGGTTGAGGATGAAACATGCCGTTATTATTTACAGGCACTGACCACCATGCAAGGAAGGCCGGAAATCGGATTAGGGGAGGAATTGGCTGGATTTCCTGTCGTCTATGTTCGTGGAAGGAACGGCTGGTATGGGAATACCGATTTCACGATCACCATGGCACTGAGGCACTCTCTTAAGCATGCACTCTTTCAAGCCCAGAACGATAAGGAGGCTTTCGACGCAAAACCGGTTGTTGTTGCGTTAGCGCAAGGAAAGGCAGAGAGGATCACCATTCCAGCCAGTGAAGGCAGTACCCAGCCCCTGAAAGAAGCAATCGAAACCTTGAAAAGGAATCAGAAGCAGGTAGTGGTATATGAACTGAATATTGAGCCCGTTTTTAAACAGGAGCTCGAAGGCGTGTTTGGTGTGCTGCTGCGAGAGGAGGAAACCTGA
- a CDS encoding DUF6161 domain-containing protein, with amino-acid sequence MVFDFSNYWIRIRVNNLGLSSHLNLSDTTNVTNTLQKYLIVAVATSIGFYLLSQGVKITMSRFHLSTDYEERAQLTNVYLALINAEENYPTEEKQIILQSIFSRSESGLIKGDSGPVMPNNFLTQILKNTK; translated from the coding sequence TTGGTCTTCGATTTCTCTAATTATTGGATTAGGATTAGGGTTAATAATTTGGGATTATCATCACATCTTAACCTTTCTGACACAACAAATGTAACTAATACTTTACAAAAATATTTAATTGTGGCCGTAGCCACTTCAATTGGTTTTTACCTTTTAAGTCAAGGAGTCAAGATTACAATGAGTCGGTTTCATCTTTCTACAGATTACGAAGAAAGGGCCCAACTAACTAATGTTTATCTCGCATTAATAAATGCAGAAGAAAATTATCCTACTGAAGAAAAGCAGATTATTTTACAATCTATTTTTAGTAGATCAGAAAGTGGATTGATAAAAGGTGATTCAGGACCTGTAATGCCGAATAATTTTTTGACACAAATACTTAAAAACACAAAGTAG
- a CDS encoding TOMM precursor leader peptide-binding protein: protein MNSFVVIVGDGLLADLVCAQISARYPVFRQENVEKKFPAQTDLVLTLDDTWNPAVHQMAEEVMRQSSIPWLRGFVSFGEGIIGPLVHPNTPGCSQCADLRRLLGGKERNEMREVQEKLTEDGGITKDPWASNTGLVHMTHIIAAEVGRVLEGAKPHSKGQVCLTDLKTLNSSWHSFVPDSLCHNCSPIPDDSPELARVSLKPSQKIRADSFRCTPLDELKDVLIKDYLDNRTGLFNSKMYDLVTPFADASVNMPMFSGDEGTAGRTQVYSDSELTAILEGLERHCGLQPRGKRTVVHDSYRQLEEHALNPLKVGVHTEEQYAMPGFPFEKFDPDRAIDWVWGYSLIEERPILVPELLAYYSLGCSSSGFVYETSNGCALGGSREEAIFYGIMEVVERDSFLLTWYAELNLPRLDPLTSRDEELQLMIERMRAVAGYDLYLYNSTMEHGIPSVFAMAKNRKDKGLNLILAAGAHLDPVRAAKSAIQELAGMMLNLDEKLEKNKANYEKMLEDDSLVRQMDDHGMLYGLPQSEERFTFLQDDSRPSRSFQEEFNWRSHHTDLTDDLKDILERFRTRNLDVIVVDQTAPELEKNGLYCVKVLIPGMLPMTFGHHLTRLTGLERVLNVPAELGYADRPLIYEQLNQKPHPFP from the coding sequence ATGAATTCTTTCGTGGTGATTGTGGGGGATGGGCTGCTTGCGGACCTTGTATGTGCGCAAATATCAGCCCGGTATCCCGTTTTCCGGCAAGAAAACGTTGAAAAAAAGTTCCCTGCACAGACAGATTTGGTGCTGACACTTGATGATACATGGAATCCGGCTGTGCATCAAATGGCAGAAGAAGTGATGAGGCAGTCGTCTATCCCATGGCTGAGAGGCTTCGTTTCGTTTGGAGAGGGAATCATCGGCCCACTGGTTCATCCGAACACACCAGGATGCTCACAATGTGCCGATTTGAGACGTCTCCTTGGAGGGAAGGAACGGAATGAGATGCGGGAGGTACAGGAAAAACTCACTGAAGACGGTGGAATCACGAAAGATCCATGGGCTTCGAATACCGGGTTAGTGCATATGACTCATATCATCGCAGCAGAAGTTGGCCGGGTCCTTGAAGGTGCAAAGCCACATTCCAAAGGACAGGTATGTTTAACCGACTTGAAAACATTGAACAGCTCCTGGCATTCCTTCGTTCCCGACTCATTATGCCATAATTGCAGCCCGATACCGGACGATTCGCCGGAGTTAGCTCGTGTTTCCCTCAAGCCTAGCCAGAAAATTCGTGCAGACAGTTTCCGCTGTACCCCTCTGGATGAACTGAAAGATGTCCTGATAAAAGACTATCTGGATAATCGGACCGGACTTTTCAACAGCAAGATGTATGACCTGGTGACGCCATTTGCAGATGCGAGTGTCAATATGCCGATGTTCTCCGGAGATGAAGGGACGGCTGGGCGGACACAAGTCTACTCAGATAGTGAGCTGACAGCCATTCTTGAAGGATTGGAGCGTCACTGCGGCCTGCAGCCCCGGGGCAAACGGACAGTCGTCCATGATAGCTACCGACAGTTGGAGGAGCATGCACTGAATCCGCTGAAGGTCGGCGTCCACACCGAAGAACAGTACGCGATGCCAGGTTTTCCATTTGAAAAGTTTGACCCTGACAGGGCTATTGACTGGGTGTGGGGTTATTCACTCATCGAAGAACGTCCTATTCTCGTCCCTGAGCTCCTTGCCTATTACAGTCTGGGCTGCAGCTCATCCGGTTTTGTTTATGAAACTTCCAATGGCTGTGCACTTGGAGGAAGCAGGGAGGAAGCGATTTTTTACGGAATCATGGAGGTGGTCGAACGGGACTCGTTCCTTTTGACCTGGTATGCCGAGCTCAACCTGCCGCGTCTTGATCCTCTTACATCAAGGGACGAGGAGCTGCAGTTAATGATCGAACGGATGAGGGCGGTCGCAGGGTATGATCTCTATTTATATAACTCTACCATGGAGCACGGAATTCCAAGCGTCTTTGCGATGGCCAAGAACAGGAAGGATAAGGGGTTGAATCTGATCCTCGCGGCAGGTGCCCATCTGGACCCAGTGAGAGCGGCAAAAAGCGCGATTCAGGAGCTCGCCGGGATGATGCTGAATCTGGATGAAAAATTGGAGAAGAACAAGGCGAATTATGAAAAAATGCTCGAAGATGATTCTCTAGTAAGGCAGATGGATGATCACGGCATGCTGTATGGATTGCCCCAGTCCGAGGAACGTTTCACCTTTTTACAGGATGACAGCCGACCTTCGCGAAGTTTCCAGGAGGAATTCAACTGGAGATCTCATCACACAGATCTGACGGATGACCTGAAGGACATTCTTGAAAGATTCCGAACCCGGAACCTTGATGTCATTGTGGTTGATCAAACCGCCCCAGAACTTGAAAAGAACGGACTATACTGTGTGAAAGTGTTGATTCCCGGCATGCTTCCCATGACATTCGGGCATCATCTCACCCGTCTGACAGGATTGGAAAGAGTCCTTAACGTCCCGGCGGAACTGGGATATGCCGACCGGCCATTGATCTATGAGCAGCTTAATCAAAAACCGCATCCGTTTCCTTAA
- a CDS encoding DUF6161 domain-containing protein: MWSKILEDQQRSNLTNKIKQFVNHSTNSHQATTNVRELYNLLVNLSNNKEIIYSKSPEGKLINKLDSIEAKGFHKYIANKPFNTRNEDLDSRLIYGAFLAILFEKGFVKKKEIQGLLESPEDIFNDYQSDYENEIDSLKLKKEELEEKIKNLQNFLSNIEEKTLGDISTLNNEWKKEVAELVSQKKTEIETLEAQYSEKLKLSGPTQYWTELSKTYKTQGIIWSSISLIIGLGLGLIIWDYHHILTFLTQQM; the protein is encoded by the coding sequence GTGTGGTCAAAAATACTGGAAGATCAACAACGGTCAAATTTGACAAATAAGATAAAACAATTTGTAAATCATAGTACAAACTCACACCAAGCCACAACTAACGTTAGGGAGTTATATAATCTCCTTGTTAATCTCTCTAATAACAAGGAAATTATATATTCAAAATCACCAGAAGGAAAACTAATAAACAAGCTAGATTCGATAGAAGCTAAAGGATTCCATAAATACATAGCAAATAAGCCATTTAATACGCGTAATGAGGATCTCGATAGTAGGTTAATATATGGGGCATTTTTAGCAATTCTATTCGAAAAAGGGTTTGTAAAAAAGAAAGAAATTCAAGGATTATTAGAATCACCGGAAGATATTTTCAATGATTATCAATCGGATTATGAAAATGAAATCGATTCTTTAAAATTGAAAAAGGAAGAGTTAGAGGAAAAAATTAAAAATCTTCAAAATTTTCTTAGTAACATAGAAGAAAAGACCCTCGGTGATATTAGTACATTAAATAATGAGTGGAAAAAGGAAGTTGCTGAATTAGTAAGTCAGAAGAAGACAGAAATTGAGACTTTAGAGGCGCAATATTCAGAGAAACTAAAGTTAAGTGGACCAACCCAGTATTGGACAGAACTTTCAAAGACTTATAAGACACAGGGCATTATTTGGTCTTCGATTTCTCTAATTATTGGATTAGGATTAGGGTTAATAATTTGGGATTATCATCACATCTTAACCTTTCTGACACAACAAATGTAA
- a CDS encoding SagB family peptide dehydrogenase, which produces MSLEEFLHNLQCNINRANQPNWEVDWEDAPLPYKLYRRLRVVPLSLEVPVSLFESQPPSTPNLERIGHFLWYVYGITGVSQSMDPDDSLDQESYPIHSYRRFAPSGGALYPNELYIYLKLDDLPDGIYHYDVSHHRLVLLREGNVDSYLERALGNRCDISTCFGTAFVSTRFWKNFFKYNNFSYRLQGLDAGVLKGQLLETAKRFGFESGVYVQFLDSAINHLLGLTEEEESVYSVIPLSVAATNWAGNGKGVERAFTAEEVCRELPAISVELYEKSERIREFPMLLAANEASKIDSTGDFQKLGNQPAFRNGEKEIHLPEIEPFSNDFVEICKNRYSPEMDFVMGKVSQQRLSTILKKATQSYSFRSDIDEVPYGDESRVSIFGCFYNVEGVPNGAYAYDSVRHSLREISTGDYRLQLQSGLSLDNVNLLQVPLCLHIIGNKDYYQALGYRGYRIMQMEAGMLVQRLLLASSAVGLGGHPLLGFDTALTDRMYKLDSKGQTTLIQIPIGPFRERAWMRGSLLS; this is translated from the coding sequence ATGAGTCTGGAAGAATTTTTACACAATCTGCAATGTAATATCAATCGGGCCAATCAGCCAAACTGGGAAGTGGATTGGGAGGATGCCCCTCTCCCTTACAAGCTTTACCGGAGGCTGCGGGTTGTGCCATTGTCTTTGGAAGTACCTGTGTCACTGTTCGAGAGCCAGCCGCCGTCAACACCCAATTTAGAAAGAATCGGGCATTTTCTCTGGTATGTCTATGGCATCACTGGGGTAAGCCAGTCAATGGATCCGGATGATTCTCTGGATCAGGAGTCATACCCCATCCACTCCTATCGGCGGTTTGCTCCATCAGGAGGGGCGCTGTATCCGAATGAACTATATATCTATTTAAAGTTGGATGATTTGCCCGATGGAATCTACCATTATGATGTATCCCATCATCGCCTAGTCCTGCTCCGGGAAGGGAATGTCGATTCATATCTAGAAAGGGCACTTGGCAATCGCTGCGATATCTCGACGTGTTTTGGCACAGCTTTTGTTTCCACCCGATTTTGGAAAAACTTTTTTAAATACAATAACTTTTCCTACCGGCTGCAAGGACTGGATGCCGGTGTCCTTAAGGGGCAGCTGCTGGAAACGGCCAAACGGTTTGGATTCGAGTCAGGGGTGTATGTTCAATTTCTGGACTCAGCGATCAATCATTTACTTGGACTGACCGAGGAAGAGGAAAGTGTCTATTCCGTCATCCCGCTTTCAGTTGCTGCAACGAATTGGGCTGGAAACGGGAAAGGGGTGGAACGGGCATTCACCGCTGAAGAAGTATGCAGGGAGCTACCCGCTATTTCTGTGGAACTCTACGAAAAGTCTGAAAGAATTAGAGAGTTTCCTATGTTACTGGCAGCGAATGAAGCTTCTAAAATCGATTCAACCGGCGATTTTCAGAAACTCGGAAACCAACCGGCTTTTAGAAACGGAGAAAAAGAAATTCATCTGCCGGAGATCGAACCATTCTCCAATGATTTTGTTGAGATATGCAAAAATCGTTATTCCCCCGAAATGGATTTTGTCATGGGGAAGGTCAGTCAGCAGAGGCTTTCGACTATATTGAAAAAAGCCACTCAGTCCTACTCTTTTCGAAGTGACATCGACGAAGTTCCTTACGGAGATGAATCCCGTGTTTCGATCTTTGGCTGTTTCTATAATGTGGAAGGCGTACCCAATGGCGCATACGCATATGACAGTGTCCGTCATTCATTACGGGAAATCAGCACAGGAGATTATCGTCTTCAGCTTCAATCGGGTCTGTCCCTTGATAACGTCAATTTGCTTCAGGTGCCGTTGTGCCTTCATATCATTGGAAACAAAGATTACTATCAAGCCCTGGGATACAGAGGCTACAGGATCATGCAAATGGAAGCAGGAATGCTTGTACAGCGCCTGCTTTTAGCCTCGTCTGCGGTCGGGTTAGGCGGACACCCGCTTCTTGGGTTTGATACGGCATTGACGGATAGAATGTACAAACTAGATTCAAAGGGTCAAACGACCTTGATTCAAATACCGATCGGGCCATTTCGGGAGCGGGCTTGGATGAGGGGGAGTTTGTTGAGTTGA
- a CDS encoding serine hydrolase has product MSKVIEKIEEIDVGEIGIAIYSTVEKREKFSLNSEIEVPLASSEKVAIAFCVAKWVDDDLVNWDDIIEEVSFNPAEDSKEVYPHLQNRQTLPLREAVEVMIACHDSYIARCIVDFCGGWEKLNKFIKSYYPSISVTENPRDIENKAQLNEMLDLMIHIYQGYQTQPLLWTPIVNGLVRQKGDIKKIPAHHLNHMTGGLENVVVDIGVIGDFNQQPYIYALGAVNLTNRLSNQVADNKIIEAMELLYAEYLKQ; this is encoded by the coding sequence GTGAGTAAAGTTATAGAAAAAATTGAAGAAATAGATGTAGGAGAAATAGGGATAGCTATATATTCTACAGTAGAAAAGAGAGAAAAATTCTCCTTGAATAGTGAGATTGAAGTCCCTCTTGCATCATCTGAAAAAGTAGCAATAGCATTTTGTGTAGCGAAATGGGTAGATGATGATTTGGTAAATTGGGATGATATTATTGAAGAAGTGTCATTTAATCCAGCTGAAGATAGCAAAGAAGTTTATCCTCATCTACAAAACAGACAAACGCTCCCTTTGAGAGAAGCGGTTGAAGTGATGATTGCTTGCCACGATAGTTATATCGCCAGATGTATTGTTGATTTTTGTGGTGGTTGGGAAAAGTTAAACAAGTTCATCAAGTCTTACTATCCTTCAATAAGTGTTACTGAAAACCCAAGGGATATTGAAAATAAGGCTCAACTAAATGAAATGCTTGATTTGATGATTCATATATATCAGGGGTACCAAACACAACCTCTCTTATGGACACCAATCGTAAATGGTTTGGTTAGACAAAAGGGAGATATTAAAAAAATACCCGCACACCATCTTAACCATATGACAGGTGGATTAGAAAATGTTGTTGTTGATATAGGTGTAATTGGTGACTTTAATCAACAGCCTTATATCTATGCACTAGGGGCGGTTAATTTAACTAATAGATTAAGCAATCAGGTTGCTGACAATAAGATTATTGAAGCTATGGAATTGCTTTATGCTGAATATTTAAAACAGTAA
- a CDS encoding FtsW/RodA/SpoVE family cell cycle protein: MGLDNKFEMYIRDLCKRIKNKDVHAHIKLEINDHLHTLKEEAMSTGLSEEEAIDQALARMGDSGVLGKQLNKTHKAPLDVKTLLPVLTASLFGLLVMYYLQFHSAFTELQELKVFNKSLGFYVLGVVLMLSLFMLDYRRLMKYSKHFYAATILILLLTVLIGVRVDDVPFLNVGLATINFTEITPFLLVIALAGIFHSWDWNDNRKSWFGVGLMSTPIVLLATTGAFTATIISIIVCAAIMHTSRSSLKQTIAFTLAASIWPIWNLLSLSQIYSMVSFYTDLKIGEAYFIGSALQVTPSFISEVHTDFILAYIIYSFGWLAAITAVTLVIFFIYRISITAKSVNSPYGKLLITGLAAVFSAQFILSLLTNLGLSPLTGVSVPFMSYGGSHLLLEMISAGLILSVYRRRRTKETVSLTHGPQSN; this comes from the coding sequence ATGGGATTAGATAATAAGTTTGAAATGTATATTAGAGATTTGTGTAAACGGATTAAAAATAAGGATGTACATGCCCATATAAAACTGGAAATTAACGATCACCTTCATACGCTCAAAGAGGAGGCAATGAGTACGGGACTTTCAGAAGAAGAGGCTATAGATCAAGCATTAGCACGTATGGGAGATTCAGGAGTTTTGGGAAAGCAGCTTAACAAAACACACAAAGCCCCATTGGATGTGAAAACCTTGCTGCCAGTGCTGACAGCTTCTCTATTTGGGCTGCTGGTTATGTATTATTTGCAATTCCATTCGGCTTTTACAGAGCTTCAAGAACTGAAAGTTTTCAATAAAAGTCTTGGCTTCTACGTGTTGGGTGTCGTGCTCATGCTAAGCCTATTTATGCTTGATTACAGAAGATTGATGAAATACTCCAAGCACTTCTATGCGGCAACAATCCTCATACTCTTATTGACCGTTCTCATTGGAGTTAGAGTCGATGATGTACCATTTTTAAATGTAGGTTTGGCCACTATTAATTTCACTGAGATCACTCCATTCCTACTGGTCATTGCTCTTGCAGGAATCTTTCATTCCTGGGATTGGAATGATAATCGAAAGTCTTGGTTTGGAGTAGGTCTTATGTCAACACCTATCGTCTTATTGGCGACTACAGGAGCCTTCACAGCTACTATCATTAGCATCATTGTCTGCGCAGCAATCATGCATACGTCAAGGTCCAGCCTTAAGCAAACTATAGCGTTTACCCTTGCTGCTTCTATATGGCCCATCTGGAATTTGCTGTCTCTTTCTCAGATATACTCCATGGTAAGCTTCTATACAGATCTTAAAATAGGTGAGGCTTATTTTATAGGAAGTGCCCTTCAGGTGACCCCAAGTTTCATTTCTGAGGTCCATACAGATTTTATCTTGGCTTACATCATCTATTCGTTTGGGTGGCTAGCCGCAATCACGGCTGTAACCCTGGTTATATTTTTTATTTATAGAATATCGATCACCGCCAAAAGTGTGAATTCACCTTATGGCAAGTTGCTTATTACAGGATTGGCAGCAGTCTTTTCAGCTCAGTTTATACTAAGCCTACTGACGAATCTCGGTTTATCTCCACTCACTGGTGTTTCCGTGCCATTCATGAGTTATGGAGGTTCACATTTATTGCTGGAGATGATATCCGCAGGACTGATTCTAAGTGTATATAGAAGGCGAAGAACCAAGGAGACAGTTTCCTTGACTCACGGTCCGCAAAGTAATTAG
- a CDS encoding GrpB family protein has product MLGLPKGEVFLVPWTEEWNKEFLLEKEKIQDKIGGYIKDIHHIGSTSVKHLSAKPIIDIAIEIKTFTDGENTASFLEELGYSYKGTNILPDRHYFSKGEPRTHQIHMYQCGNDYLLEQLKFRDYLRNNDAVRIKYEQLKLDLASLNKSNKHKYAEEKTAFVKAILEKI; this is encoded by the coding sequence ATGTTAGGCTTGCCGAAAGGAGAGGTATTCCTCGTTCCTTGGACAGAGGAATGGAATAAGGAATTTTTACTTGAGAAAGAAAAAATCCAAGATAAAATTGGTGGGTATATAAAGGATATTCACCATATAGGAAGTACTTCAGTAAAACATTTAAGTGCAAAACCAATTATTGATATAGCCATAGAAATCAAAACTTTTACTGATGGGGAGAATACAGCTTCATTTTTAGAGGAGTTGGGATATTCATATAAAGGTACAAATATTTTGCCTGACAGACATTATTTTAGCAAGGGGGAGCCAAGAACTCATCAAATCCATATGTATCAATGTGGAAATGATTATTTACTTGAACAACTAAAGTTCAGAGATTATCTGAGAAATAATGATGCAGTAAGAATTAAATATGAACAGCTCAAACTTGATTTAGCAAGCTTAAATAAAAGTAACAAACATAAATATGCAGAAGAGAAAACAGCCTTTGTTAAAGCAATCTTAGAAAAAATCTAA
- a CDS encoding NUDIX domain-containing protein translates to MFVVNVEGAIHRNGKWLLIRRSKKEDHAGGMLSLVGGKCEVEGFSSDILERTLIREVFEEVGIKVIDLKYVNSSSFVTQAGINVIDVVFLCRPESGEPYAKSTEEVDDVLWMATSEILRNQELPEYLKKNLKLAENALEEKFYVK, encoded by the coding sequence ATGTTTGTAGTAAATGTCGAAGGTGCTATTCATCGTAATGGTAAGTGGTTGCTAATCCGAAGAAGTAAAAAAGAGGACCATGCTGGTGGTATGCTTTCACTAGTTGGAGGTAAGTGTGAAGTTGAAGGATTTTCAAGTGATATCCTTGAAAGAACGTTAATTAGAGAAGTTTTTGAAGAAGTAGGCATCAAAGTTATTGATCTTAAGTATGTGAACAGTTCCTCTTTTGTAACTCAAGCAGGAATCAATGTAATTGATGTCGTGTTTCTGTGTCGACCAGAATCGGGGGAGCCATACGCTAAAAGTACAGAAGAAGTTGATGATGTTTTATGGATGGCTACTTCTGAAATCCTGAGAAACCAGGAATTGCCTGAGTATTTAAAGAAAAATTTAAAGCTTGCGGAGAATGCTTTAGAAGAAAAATTTTATGTAAAATAA